The proteins below come from a single Microcoleus sp. FACHB-68 genomic window:
- a CDS encoding GH25 family lysozyme — MSAYGIDVSDFQENVNWRAVANDGISFAFIKATEGTTFVASSFATNWAGAKAAGLLRGAYHFFRPQSDAQAQAQHFLKIVKMQPGDLPAVLDIESTGGMSASTIATRMATWLSIVEKATGRRPIIYTYPGFWQRIGDMQRFSDYPLWIAHYTSDSAPWITGGWDTWTMWQYTDSGRVNGVSGGVDINRFQSSREGQTTSIIKLFQQCLQKKGFNPGSVNGYFSATTKNAVIAFQRAMGLEGDGIVGVQTWTALMDNSVMPKPAPTPTPTPAPKPTPTPAPITTPTPAPPTPSQYIISLVDAGKYYQALPNQNQAVEWLQRQIPQAILSEFSKKWRNSKYHVPIRLLDVFKFYQGLANQNQSLQWLQGRISLPTLQEFAQKWRTPSTSSQSTLIRLVDVCLYYQRRINQNQALDWLQKQIPAATLQEFARRWRNSTSTAPIRLIDVCRFYQAKPNQNQALNWLQTQISQATLIYFARRWRG, encoded by the coding sequence ATGAGCGCATACGGCATAGATGTTTCAGACTTTCAGGAAAACGTCAATTGGCGGGCAGTTGCCAATGATGGCATTTCTTTTGCCTTTATCAAAGCAACAGAAGGCACAACCTTTGTCGCCAGTAGCTTCGCAACCAATTGGGCCGGCGCTAAGGCAGCCGGTTTGCTGCGGGGTGCGTACCACTTCTTTCGCCCCCAAAGCGATGCCCAAGCGCAGGCGCAGCATTTCCTCAAAATTGTCAAAATGCAGCCCGGAGACTTGCCGGCAGTCTTAGATATTGAATCCACCGGCGGCATGAGTGCCAGCACAATCGCCACACGCATGGCAACATGGTTATCGATAGTCGAGAAAGCAACCGGGCGCAGACCCATTATCTACACCTATCCCGGATTTTGGCAACGAATCGGCGATATGCAGCGCTTCTCAGACTATCCCCTATGGATCGCGCATTACACCAGCGACTCTGCGCCTTGGATCACCGGCGGTTGGGATACCTGGACAATGTGGCAATACACCGACTCTGGGCGGGTGAATGGAGTCTCAGGGGGTGTGGACATCAATCGCTTCCAAAGCTCACGGGAAGGGCAAACCACCTCAATCATCAAGCTTTTCCAGCAATGTTTGCAAAAAAAAGGCTTCAATCCTGGCAGCGTTAACGGTTATTTTAGTGCCACCACCAAAAACGCGGTCATTGCTTTTCAGAGAGCAATGGGACTTGAAGGTGATGGCATCGTGGGGGTTCAAACGTGGACGGCACTGATGGATAATAGTGTGATGCCCAAACCGGCACCTACACCGACACCCACGCCGGCACCGAAACCAACCCCAACACCGGCACCCATAACAACCCCAACACCGGCACCTCCCACCCCGTCTCAATACATTATTAGTTTGGTGGATGCCGGTAAATACTATCAAGCCTTGCCTAACCAAAATCAAGCCGTTGAATGGCTGCAAAGACAAATTCCGCAAGCCATCCTCAGCGAATTTTCTAAAAAATGGCGAAACTCAAAATACCACGTACCCATTCGCCTGCTGGACGTGTTCAAGTTTTATCAAGGTTTGGCCAATCAAAATCAATCGTTACAGTGGTTGCAGGGGCGAATTTCTTTACCCACTTTGCAGGAATTTGCCCAAAAGTGGCGCACTCCCAGCACCTCGTCCCAATCAACCCTCATCCGTCTGGTTGATGTTTGCCTTTACTATCAGCGCCGGATCAACCAAAATCAGGCGCTTGATTGGCTACAAAAGCAAATTCCCGCCGCCACCTTACAAGAGTTTGCCCGCCGGTGGCGTAATTCCACCTCCACAGCGCCAATTCGTTTGATTGATGTGTGCAGGTTTTATCAAGCCAAGCCCAATCAAAATCAGGCACTTAATTGGCTGCAAACCCAAATATCTCAAGCGACACTGATTTATTTTGCGCGTCGGTGGCGCGGATAA
- a CDS encoding zinc ribbon domain-containing protein encodes MHSMNQEVKTWGDVCKLAKCELGNTPEDAPVRRLLSVPRLSVPTSDSDYKSAGMSKLVKRDQGVYENVTAKDGEDRIVYR; translated from the coding sequence ATGCACAGTATGAACCAGGAAGTTAAAACCTGGGGCGACGTGTGCAAGTTGGCTAAATGTGAACTCGGCAATACTCCGGAAGATGCTCCTGTGCGCCGGCTGCTTAGCGTGCCAAGGCTGAGTGTCCCAACATCCGACAGTGATTACAAAAGTGCCGGGATGTCTAAGCTGGTGAAACGCGATCAAGGCGTTTATGAAAATGTGACGGCGAAGGATGGAGAAGACCGAATTGTGTATCGGTAG
- a CDS encoding tryptophan-rich sensory protein, with product MIKSWMVIGGVTFLVALGSNLITPKDVKWFKHLQRPRWLTFEALIPVIWSIVFICGAWSAYIIWEKDPGSQKTWLLMAFYLLVEIAIVAYNPGMLRLRSLKAGTMIGATGTLLGLLLLLTVWPISGWAAALLLPYVIWSPIGTYTTWEMIRLNPADQ from the coding sequence ATTATTAAATCTTGGATGGTGATTGGCGGCGTTACTTTCTTGGTTGCCCTAGGTAGTAACTTGATTACGCCGAAGGATGTCAAGTGGTTCAAGCACCTACAGCGCCCAAGATGGCTGACTTTTGAGGCGCTAATTCCTGTTATTTGGAGTATCGTCTTTATTTGTGGGGCTTGGTCAGCTTATATTATTTGGGAAAAAGACCCTGGAAGCCAGAAAACTTGGTTGTTGATGGCTTTTTACCTGTTAGTAGAAATTGCAATTGTTGCCTACAATCCAGGAATGTTAAGGCTGCGAAGTCTCAAAGCCGGCACCATGATCGGGGCAACCGGCACCCTTTTAGGTTTACTGTTACTACTAACCGTATGGCCGATTTCTGGATGGGCTGCTGCTTTACTTCTTCCCTATGTAATTTGGAGTCCTATTGGCACTTATACAACTTGGGAGATGATTCGCCTCAATCCTGCGGATCAGTAA
- a CDS encoding ChaB family protein has translation MADKQQVQELPPELKDQMLEGSQQIYLAALNSAMSNGMDEDAARRVAMNTVEHDYQKGDDGKWHRRPQQSNQTRKSVQSGGN, from the coding sequence ATGGCTGATAAACAACAAGTACAAGAGTTGCCGCCAGAACTCAAAGACCAAATGCTTGAAGGCTCTCAACAAATTTATCTGGCTGCCTTAAATAGCGCCATGTCAAACGGGATGGATGAAGATGCTGCCCGCCGCGTTGCGATGAACACGGTAGAACATGACTACCAAAAGGGTGACGATGGCAAGTGGCACCGCCGGCCTCAACAAAGCAACCAGACCCGCAAATCGGTTCAGTCTGGTGGCAATTAG